One window of the Candidatus Hydrogenedentota bacterium genome contains the following:
- a CDS encoding modification methylase gives SFLDKYNPKQFDILGWTRGVDEFDAWPNKRYTNPKQIKADGTASHGGKVNTGPTLLLKKKPQNTYYTADNADGYLEQLYMRILIKRK, from the coding sequence TCTCCTTCCTCGACAAGTACAACCCAAAGCAGTTTGACATTCTGGGTTGGACGCGGGGTGTGGACGAGTTCGACGCTTGGCCGAACAAGCGATATACGAACCCAAAGCAGATCAAGGCCGACGGCACGGCATCGCACGGCGGCAAGGTCAACACCGGGCCGACCCTGCTGCTGAAGAAGAAGCCTCAGAACACCTATTACACCGCCGACAACGCCGACGGGTACCTTGAGCAGTTGTACATGCGCATTCTCATCAAGCGAAAG